ATTCTGCATACGGTACATCACCGCACGGTCTGTGAATAGAGATGCCCAGCAATTGCTGATATGCTGTAGTATCGCTTCAGTGCCAATAACATTTAAGTATGTGTCTTGCTGACCGGCAAAAGAAGCATGCGGCAAATCCTCAGCAGTCGAACTCGAACGCACGGCATAGGCATGTTCTTCACCCAGCTTGGAGAGATAGTGAGCTGCAGCTTCCTTAACATCGGAAGGAATTCCCGCAGCCCTGATCGTATGCCGGATCTCCTCACAAATTGCACCAATCTGCTCGCGATCCTCTACAGATAACATGGCAAGTCGATTGAGCAGCTTCTGATACACTTTGTTATGTGCGATAGCTGCTTCATATCCTCTAGTTGTGATACAAAATCCATCTGGCACTTCAATTCCTTGAATTTTGGACAGCTCTCCTAGATTTAATCCTTTTCCACCAACAAGCCATAACTGTGTTCTATCCATTTCTTGAAAACCGAGAACCAAAGGATAATCCATCCATATCTCCCCTTACTACTAGATTGAGAAAAAAACATTTGACACACCATATGCCGGCATGATATTCTTATTATATAAGATGAGTTAATTATGCCTACATATTACAACTGACAAGAAATCTGTTTTATTATATCAGCGTTTTTGTTCATATACAAGACAAAAGAACCCGGTATTGGCTACCGAGGTTCTTTATTTGTTTATTCAGCTGTCACATAAGTGCTCTTGCCAAAAAGTTCATTTGAAATAATGTCTGAGTTTCGACTGTCATTATATATCACATAATATCCATCAATAGACTTATATATTATGATGCAGTAGTTCCCCCATCAATGACCAGCTCCGCCCCTGTTACAAAAGCAGCTTCATCGGATGCTAGGTATAGTACACCGTTCGCGATATCTTGCGGTGCTCCGAAGCGAGGCAGAGGAATGCTTTCCTCGAATTTACGCTTCAGCTCTTCAACATAAAGTATCCCATCAGTCATAGGAGTAATAATAATGCCAGGATATATAGAATTCACTCGAATGTTATCCTTGGCAAAATCTACAGCTGCCGCTCTGGATATGGCACGAATGCCTCCTTTAGAAGCGGCATAACCATTAAATCCACCTCCGACAAGTCCGGCAAGAGAAGCGATATTCACAATAGCCCCTCCTTTTCCCTTTCTCATCAAATCAATGACATGCTTCATGCCAAGATAGCTTCCAGTTAAATTAATATCCAGTAATCGGTTCCAGTCTTCCAAAGTATCTGTAAATTTGCTACTAATGCCAGCAGAGTTAACAAGCACATCAATGGTTCCGTAAGTGTCGACTGATTTCTGTATAACGGTATGCCATTCTGCTTCTTCGGAGACATTATGTTCTATAGCAACAGCTTCACCTTGAAATGCTTCGATTTCTGTCACTGCATTCTTTAAATGATCCGTTCGAATATCAGTTAGAATAACATTGGCTCCCTCTTTCGCCAGAAGGATTGCCGTTGCTTTTCCAATCCCGCTCCCAGCTCCGGTAATTAGAGCCACCTTTCCTTTCATACGATCCATCGCTTGATTCCCTTCTCTCATTTACTGGAATTTATCACTTTAGATTATATCGATGATTGATTTTATAAATAACCTCCAAAAGTATAGTAAATAATAGTTACAACCCTACAAAATTGTAGGTAATCATGTTAAATTATATTTAAACAAATTCAGAAAAGAGCTTATTATGCGAATCACATTTGAAATGCTAGTTTATCAGTTGTCCAAAAAGTGGAACATCCATTATGAGGCTGCCGAACATAGCCTGGAAGGACTTCATCCACCGCTTTTGTACGAATCATCGTTAGCTGTTCAAAAAAATCATATTTATGTTATGTCAGATAATAGGAATTCCTCGTATGCAGGGTGCTGCCTTGTTTATTGCGGAATTCCCATTGCGGATCTTGATTTGAATAAAGACAGCGGAATAATCGTTGTAGATCCCGAGGTTCCTGTGGCTGCAGTACTTAATCAAATTCAGTCGATTTTTGCCCTTTATCAGGATTGGGAGAATCGTATGCAGCAGGTTGTATATCATCACCAAACACTACAAGAGCTGCTGGATATAAGCTCTGTAGTGCTGGATAATTTGTTGTGTGTCACGGATGAGAATAATCACGAATTGGCTGCTTCATATCAAGGACAGCGCGTTGAGAGCAGCAGTCTCGGCACCTACAGCAAAGAGACAAATTTTCATACACTCATGCATGCGGTTGAAACAGTGGACAATAATCATTACAAGCTGGATCTCAAAAAAATACAAGAAACAAAGGAATCCTTCCAGGTTTATTTCAGCTACATCAATGATGGTCCTATTAATCTAGGAACATTGAGCGTGCATCCTTATGAGCATATCATTCTGATACATGATTTGCAGCTACTGGATATCTTATCTTTCTACGTGAAGGCATTATTGCTTCGTCCTTCGCAAGTAAGCGGAAGTTTTTTTACAAATCTGCTCGAGGCCTTAATCACGGGTGTGACTGTCTCAGAAGCTGATCTGTTCAAGCTAAAGAACGCACTACATTTCAGAGCTAATGATCAGTTCAAGTGTATTGTCATACAGTTCACGGAAGATGTCACAACCAAATACGGACACTACCTTAAGCATCGATTCCAGGTGGAAAACCCCTCATCCATAGCTCAACTGTATGATGATCATTTGGTTGGATTAATCAATGAAACCAGAATGGGCTGGGATAACCACAAGTTTCACCAATCCATCTCTGCCTGGCTGGGAAAAATTGAATTTGTCGCAGGCGCAAGTGATAGCTTTACCGACTTGTCACAGCTAAATATATACTACCAGG
This sequence is a window from Paenibacillus urinalis. Protein-coding genes within it:
- a CDS encoding PucR family transcriptional regulator: MRITFEMLVYQLSKKWNIHYEAAEHSLEGLHPPLLYESSLAVQKNHIYVMSDNRNSSYAGCCLVYCGIPIADLDLNKDSGIIVVDPEVPVAAVLNQIQSIFALYQDWENRMQQVVYHHQTLQELLDISSVVLDNLLCVTDENNHELAASYQGQRVESSSLGTYSKETNFHTLMHAVETVDNNHYKLDLKKIQETKESFQVYFSYINDGPINLGTLSVHPYEHIILIHDLQLLDILSFYVKALLLRPSQVSGSFFTNLLEALITGVTVSEADLFKLKNALHFRANDQFKCIVIQFTEDVTTKYGHYLKHRFQVENPSSIAQLYDDHLVGLINETRMGWDNHKFHQSISAWLGKIEFVAGASDSFTDLSQLNIYYQEALSILEYADVKDSEVRVFSDCWNRYVLSKCTGRLPASKLFPAGFVKVIQYNETSAVDYLETLRIWLEEGRNDSRTAARLYISRNTFLSRRDKLISLLESDLTSPDERFQLELCIRLYDMNQHDTINPSIR
- a CDS encoding SDR family NAD(P)-dependent oxidoreductase encodes the protein MDRMKGKVALITGAGSGIGKATAILLAKEGANVILTDIRTDHLKNAVTEIEAFQGEAVAIEHNVSEEAEWHTVIQKSVDTYGTIDVLVNSAGISSKFTDTLEDWNRLLDINLTGSYLGMKHVIDLMRKGKGGAIVNIASLAGLVGGGFNGYAASKGGIRAISRAAAVDFAKDNIRVNSIYPGIIITPMTDGILYVEELKRKFEESIPLPRFGAPQDIANGVLYLASDEAAFVTGAELVIDGGTTAS